The window AAGAATGTCTGATAACGCGCGATCCACTTATTGGCATCGGCCTGGCTGAAATGCCAGTTAACCTTCGCCAGTTCGCGGATAAAGTCCTCAGTGCGTAACCACTGATAACCTTTCGGGTTGACCTGAATTGCTTTCACGAACACGGGGTTAATGTCTGACTGGCGGGGCATAGTATGCACTCCATAATTACTGTATATATAAACAGTAATTATGGGTGCGAAAGTGATCAAGCTGGAGGTGCCTATTGATAATTACTACAGATCTCCTTCTGATCGCTGTGTCAGCAGCCCCAGGCTTTCTCCTGCCCCCATCTGTATTCATTTTAAAGCTCAGGCAAACGCTTCAGCAATCTGTCAGTTGTTTAACCAATCGCAGCCTTCAGATCCAAAAGTTCTTTTCGAATACTCGCTATCTCAGCGTCTTTATCATGATTTAATTTTGCCAGAGCTTTTATAGCAGCCAGCGCATCAAGAACCAGAGGGTTTAAATCGAGCGTCATTTTCCCCGACTGCTCGGCAGAGTGGACGTACTGGGGATCAATCTTCTCAATTTCCTGTGCAATGACGCCCCGACGAGTCGTTTTCGCCTCGTCAGCAAGGTAATAGAAGGTTTTAAAATCCATTGCCTCGATATTTGAAAGCGACTCGTTTAAATCGAGATCTCCGGTAACCTCCTTAAAGTTAAGATCGGATGTACCTGAGGACTGGTACTGCGTCCACGGGGTGCTGGTTTTCGGTTCCTGTGGGTTATTCGTCGAAACATAACGGCCAAAAATAGAGTTAGCTGAGGTAATCCACATCTGAAAGATTCGGTTCGTGGAGTATGAACTTTGATAGCCTGCACCATTGGAAGGAGCCCATAAAGTTGCCGTATTAGTGTCACTGATAAATGAAGATCTTGCTTCTGTCGGTTTCGTTTCCGTTTCAGAACCCACACCAAAATCGCCGACAGAAAGCATATATCCTGTGCTGCTGTACGCATTCCTCGTGGCGCTGCTTCCTAAACCGAGGTTTGTGCGAGCGTCTGCGGCGGCCTTTGCCCCAGTACCGCCCTGATTTATACTGAGTGCAGTCGTCAGCCCAGATAAACTGGTAATATCACTATTGTCACCCTTTTTCGCGACATTACCCCACGCCGGACCAGTCCAGGTTGTGTTGTCAGGTAATTTCACCGTGACATTACCTGTGCCACTGAAAATACTTTGCCAATTTTGCTTGTCATAATTCAGACCACGCAGGGCTTCCGCAGCCTGTGTTACTGCAGCAGCGGTGACCAGATTCATAGCGATACGAGGAACTGCATACCAGGCCGCACCTGATTGTGTTGGTCCTGTGAAATTACTCACCAGTGTCGCTGATGTGTTGCTGTTGACGGTTTTCACCGGAAGGGTGTACGGAACGCCACCGGCCGTAACGACAATAAAATCACCGGCCGCCAGTTCTGTGGTAAATGCAGTTCCGCTACCAGCGACCGCAGCAGAGTTATTCGTCAGGGTTAATGTTCCTGCTGACATTGATTTCTCCTGAATTCAGATAATAAAAAACCCTGCCGGAGCAGGGTTCTTAATGGGATTTGGTTTAATCGTAACTGGCCGTTTTAATTGCGGTCGTTGTTGTGTGGAAATCGACTCCGCTCGGCGTCCAGGAGCCGGGAGGGATCTCACCAAGCCTGGCGCTAATAATTGAGTTGTTCCCGTCATAATAACAGCACATGCCTATAGGCGTTTGTAATGTCCCTGACGATGAGACCGCAACCCGATACCCTGCTGCCTGAGGCACGATTGCATATTTACCGGGTAGCGTATAATTGATATTAGCGCCGTTATTAGCACTCCCCCCCGGTACACCTATCTGTCTTATGTCGGTTAATATCTTCGTTTCATTTGTGAGAACACATTTGCCATTAGCGTCCCAAATGGCCATACCCCACGATGGCGGTATCTGGGCCTTAGTGGTAAACAGATAGACTTCAAGGCCAATGTTTTTATACAGACCAACCGTCTGCCTTGCTGATATGGTTATTTTATTCCCGGTAATGGAATATTCAAAGAATGCCGGGCCGCCCGTTGTGACACAAAAGGGAAGAATAATGTCTTCAGTCTTTACTGTCGCGTTAACCGTTATAAACTGGCCGGAACCACTGGCAGTCAGTTTCTGGTCTAAAGCAATCGATGTTGTCTCAGTCGTAAAAAACTCAACACCATCATCAGTGGAAAGATATGCCCCATAAGCCATTATGCCTTCTCCTGATAGAACACGAGGACTGCCGCAATGGCTGGCTCCGTATTAATCTCATATTGCCCGGTACCCGCCGGGGAGCACGTAATTGTTCCTCCGCTTACAGTGAATTTCCGTCGTAACCCTGTATTAACGTTTTCAAGCGGAGCCTGAACGTATTTAAGAACATACCCGCTTCTGATGGCGAAAGACCAGGTGCCTGACTGAGAAAAACTTGTGACGGTCGCTCTACCCAGGACCATCGTTGGCTTAATCCCGTAGTTATTTTTGACACCGTTTGCATCCCACGTCTGAATACCCCATGCCATCAGAACACCCCTGTTATTTTCCCAAGCTGAACACGAAGCACCCCATTCCCGTCCTTGACGCTATAGTTGAGATTACTCATTCTTGACGCGCCCTCACCCGCCACAGCCCCGTTAACCTCAAACGTTCCGTCCGATTTCATAATGGTCCCTGTTTTTCCCTGAACGTAATTAGCGGACCGCAGCTCACCAATTTTTGCCAGCGTTATATGCCCATACTGAATAAATGCATCACTGATAAACACCTGCCCATTGACCGCCGCGAATGGAGAATATTGCGTATCACCGCTGCCACTCATCAGGACAAACTGGTTAGCGTTAAACCCGACGCGGGTGACTACCGGCTTACCCGCTTCCGCCAGCACAGCAATCGACATACCGGCGCTGTAAAAAATATCGTTGATACGCACTCCGGCTTTCAGGGTATGAATGGCCGTTGCACCTGAAGCGTCAACGGTGGCGGTGAGCTTATCCTCAAGCGAGGCGGTTACGTCCTCAATCTGCGCCTGCACCTGCGTGGACATTTCCGCCATCGCCTGATCCACATCGGCGATCGTGGTTTTCACCACCAGAATGTCTGCGCGGACCTCGCCATACTGCGCAAACTGATGTTCAACTGTTCCGTGGTTGGCCAGCGCGTTCTGCAGAATGCCTTCAAGGTTGGTATCAATGTCGCCCGTCAGACGATCGCCATCGGCAGATGTCAGGAAATCATCTGCAATATCCCCAAGGTAGTCATCAGCATTCGCATTGGATTCGCCACGAACCCAGTCAGTCCAGCCTGATTCATTCCCCGTTCTGTCTACCAGCTGCGCGCGGTACCAGAACTCCTGCCCCGCCTTCAGCCCCAGCTGGATATATTCAGCTGACGGATACGGAACATCCGACAGCAACAGAGGATTCGAGAAATCACTGTTCGCGGTGTACTGAATTTCCGTTTTCAGCGTATCCCCGGTGTTAGCCGGGAATCCCCAGTTCAGGCGAATCCCCCAGTTGATCGGCGTTGTCGCAAAGCCGACAGGTTTCGGTGGATTTCCCACCTTACCCGTCAGCGCTTTCTCTTCGGAGTAGCCCCAGCTAGAGGATATTTCAGCGGCATTAATGGCGCGTACACGCACGAGGTAGCGCCCGGCATAAATACCCGGAACATCGAATGACGTGGTGGAACTGCGCGGCACATTTACCCAGTTACCATCATTGCGGCGCCACTGTGCCTCGTAGGCGATGGCGTTCTGCGCCTGATCCCAACTCACACGCATGGTTTCGACGCTGATATTCTGCTGCACCACTGAAAACGAGCTGATCACAATGTTAGCCGGCGGCGACTGACTACCCGGCGGGATCACACTCACCGGCCGCTGGTCAATGATGGCTCCGGTATCGATACGGGCATATTTATCCGGGTCGTGCCATGCGCCGGTAATCGAGAAGGTACCATCATTGTTATCGGAGACACTGACAACACGATACTGCTGGGCGTAGAGTTCATCTGACTCAACCACCCATACAGCTTCGGCATGTGGTGTCTCACTGTATGCCGTGGTGACTGTGACTGATTCCCCGTTAACCGCCTGAATAGTCCTGCTCTGTGACGCACCGGAGGGAAGATTGAGAATAAGGCGATCGCCTGCTGCAGCATCAGCTACGCGGTCAAGTTTAATCACGCGACCGTTAACAGCACTGATGCGGCCGCCCATAACTTTGCCGGACAGAAGCTCGTCTGACACGGCGATGATGTATCCCGGCTGCGGAATGTTTCCGTCCAGGCCAACATCAAACGAAACAACGCGATCCTTATTGTTGGTGAGAATACCCCAGCGCCCCTTTCGGTTCGCTTCTGACTGTCTGGTACAGCCGATGGCTGTCATTTCCAGCTGATTGAAGCCGTACCGCGCCACCAGCGCCTGCTCAAATACTGGCTCCATCGCGTCGGCATAGGCGTTACCGGGATCTGACCATGAAACCAACGCTGTGGTGTAGCGGCTTTTCGTGGTGCTGCTCGAATAGGTGAAGCGACCGCCAACAACGTTAGCGCGCGTGTAGCTGTAATCAACATCGCGCGGCATGTCAGCCAGGGCCACAATCTGATCCCCGCCCCAGTAGGTCATGCCACGGAAGATAGCAGCAAAATCACGCAGGACAGTGTAAGCATCGTTCCGGTCCTGAATGTACACGTTGCATGTATAACGCGGTTCTGTTCCATTGCCCCCTTTGCCGTCTGGTACCATCTGATCGCAATACTGGGCGACCTGATAAAGCGTCCATTTATCAATATTCGCAGTGGTCAAACGGTGCCCAAGGCCAAACCGGTCAGAAACAACCAGATCGTAAAAAATCCACGCAGGGTTATCCGTCCATGCCCACTTAAACGCACCGGTCCATGTACCGCTATAAGTGCGGGTTTCAGGGTCGTAGGTATCAGGAACGCGGATAACACGGCCGCGGGGCTCGCAGGAGATCTGCGGGATAGAGCCGTTAAACTGGCTTGAA of the Citrobacter freundii genome contains:
- a CDS encoding tail fiber domain-containing protein: MSAGTLTLTNNSAAVAGSGTAFTTELAAGDFIVVTAGGVPYTLPVKTVNSNTSATLVSNFTGPTQSGAAWYAVPRIAMNLVTAAAVTQAAEALRGLNYDKQNWQSIFSGTGNVTVKLPDNTTWTGPAWGNVAKKGDNSDITSLSGLTTALSINQGGTGAKAAADARTNLGLGSSATRNAYSSTGYMLSVGDFGVGSETETKPTEARSSFISDTNTATLWAPSNGAGYQSSYSTNRIFQMWITSANSIFGRYVSTNNPQEPKTSTPWTQYQSSGTSDLNFKEVTGDLDLNESLSNIEAMDFKTFYYLADEAKTTRRGVIAQEIEKIDPQYVHSAEQSGKMTLDLNPLVLDALAAIKALAKLNHDKDAEIASIRKELLDLKAAIG
- a CDS encoding host specificity protein J translates to MATEKVLKGRKGGSSSSRTPTEQPDDLQSVAKAKILVALGEGEFAGQLTGKDIYLDGTALENADGSQNFSGVTWEFRAGTQAQKYIQGIPGTENEISVGTEVSSATAWTRTFTNTQLSAVRLRLKWPSLFKQEDDGDLVGYSVNYAIDLQTDGGTWQTVLNTSVTGKTTSGYERSHRIDLPQAGSTWTIRLRKITSDANSAKIGDTMTLQSFTEVIDAKLRYPNTALLYIEFDSSQFNGSIPQISCEPRGRVIRVPDTYDPETRTYSGTWTGAFKWAWTDNPAWIFYDLVVSDRFGLGHRLTTANIDKWTLYQVAQYCDQMVPDGKGGNGTEPRYTCNVYIQDRNDAYTVLRDFAAIFRGMTYWGGDQIVALADMPRDVDYSYTRANVVGGRFTYSSSTTKSRYTTALVSWSDPGNAYADAMEPVFEQALVARYGFNQLEMTAIGCTRQSEANRKGRWGILTNNKDRVVSFDVGLDGNIPQPGYIIAVSDELLSGKVMGGRISAVNGRVIKLDRVADAAAGDRLILNLPSGASQSRTIQAVNGESVTVTTAYSETPHAEAVWVVESDELYAQQYRVVSVSDNNDGTFSITGAWHDPDKYARIDTGAIIDQRPVSVIPPGSQSPPANIVISSFSVVQQNISVETMRVSWDQAQNAIAYEAQWRRNDGNWVNVPRSSTTSFDVPGIYAGRYLVRVRAINAAEISSSWGYSEEKALTGKVGNPPKPVGFATTPINWGIRLNWGFPANTGDTLKTEIQYTANSDFSNPLLLSDVPYPSAEYIQLGLKAGQEFWYRAQLVDRTGNESGWTDWVRGESNANADDYLGDIADDFLTSADGDRLTGDIDTNLEGILQNALANHGTVEHQFAQYGEVRADILVVKTTIADVDQAMAEMSTQVQAQIEDVTASLEDKLTATVDASGATAIHTLKAGVRINDIFYSAGMSIAVLAEAGKPVVTRVGFNANQFVLMSGSGDTQYSPFAAVNGQVFISDAFIQYGHITLAKIGELRSANYVQGKTGTIMKSDGTFEVNGAVAGEGASRMSNLNYSVKDGNGVLRVQLGKITGVF